One window from the genome of Leuconostoc suionicum encodes:
- a CDS encoding helix-turn-helix domain-containing protein: MVTKEQFGQKIKHIREKKHYTVRQAALQGNFSSAYLSQIENGNKNIPKVETLYRIAKGLRISKDEILHIAGITSHTSPKHPNSVDLGKQFADDDLLLSFEGKPLSPEYREAILSILRTLPDADEKTKKD, encoded by the coding sequence ATGGTAACAAAAGAACAGTTCGGCCAAAAAATTAAACATATTAGAGAAAAAAAGCATTATACTGTTCGTCAAGCTGCCCTACAAGGTAATTTTTCATCCGCTTATTTATCTCAGATCGAAAATGGCAATAAAAATATTCCCAAAGTTGAAACACTTTATCGAATTGCTAAAGGATTAAGAATATCAAAAGATGAAATATTACATATTGCCGGAATTACTTCACATACTTCACCTAAACACCCGAACAGTGTAGATCTTGGCAAACAATTTGCCGATGATGATTTACTCTTGTCTTTTGAAGGAAAACCTTTATCCCCAGAATATCGCGAAGCAATTTTGTCCATACTCCGCACCTTGCCAGATGCCGATGAGAAAACAAAAAAGGATTAA
- a CDS encoding ImmA/IrrE family metallo-endopeptidase, whose translation MYIDDRISNYLEQIVQKNGLTLIHIDGTELDPDVANGRKRAIIINNNYKTTFSRYFRIAHEISHLIYTRSNDTYAFSPLSKLSDETEANLHAIQILVDFYFSEIPLKQERWERRFHFIEAFGLGQITHLVEKILA comes from the coding sequence GTGTACATAGATGACAGAATTTCAAACTATCTTGAACAAATCGTGCAAAAAAATGGTTTGACATTAATACATATTGATGGCACAGAACTTGACCCAGATGTGGCCAATGGTCGCAAAAGAGCTATCATCATCAACAACAATTATAAAACAACTTTCAGCCGCTATTTTAGAATTGCGCATGAAATATCTCATTTAATTTATACAAGAAGCAATGATACTTATGCGTTTTCGCCACTTTCAAAATTATCAGATGAAACGGAAGCTAATTTACATGCTATTCAAATTTTAGTAGATTTTTATTTCTCAGAAATCCCCTTAAAACAAGAACGTTGGGAACGGCGATTTCACTTTATTGAAGCCTTTGGTCTTGGTCAAATAACACATCTTGTTGAAAAAATATTAGCATAA
- a CDS encoding KxYKxGKxW signal peptide domain-containing protein: MGNRKDRHKLYKSGKLWITATVAVTLFNASITVVSADDGNTTEQSSLVQNDKDVALVSDNQTSLAVDDTEIISAVESAESVGVTVTQEPTRSNIVSDSENTEDIAKVKNDIASDYAQQISELQNAEKTQQQNNQQFDQYIEEYESALHKGKQQNRDGKTQIATSAAKQALNFDTSKPADESSPTSNIEPSKVYTGIGSHSNLSDSTKVWEYTGPQVLNATIEKTWSSSGSIEDANGNKRSVDFHEIFHDFQLQNGNWNDSNNYKESGIPHIAISSNAVDNVWATNLNWQTTFWFTYSDSHEVVPISKVPSSNEEPKVYFLSGSLSSTNFAGPEWDNWNGNRKEYVQTNDAKTAIINEQSTIGLDYISSEGIVDNAPDGLAYVNTSADFQSPNWDEDTNPQHYAIEEGVSFTDFTTDKPTLYIGAVPMNKNARWWHENHNMNSDELAFLKKPEKMDPVTVAYHLNTITYEKNNNVQPSVGEITNSDDEVHQENEVPNDTTTPENGQKGYGAAASPTSMASSEKNQSEVAVHYVLKRINGKELQPTQIIKGTSGQSYYDEVGNFISNNSDGDVTTYEIPETLNQEVAGITDSNDGLLHYTYTADGNGGVFVEQKSISNPKQNVWVIYTYSIDGKNGADGKDGVNGVDGKNGVDGKDGVNGIDGKDGVNGVDGKNGVDGKDGVNGVDGQNGVDGKDGVNGIDGKNGADGKDGVNGIDGKDGVNGVDGKNGVDGKDGVDGQNGVDGKNGADGKDGVNGVDGQNGVDGKNGADGKDGVNGVDGQNGVDGKDGVNGIDGQNGVDGKDGVNGVDGKNGVDGKDGVNGVDGKNGVDGKDGVNGIDGQNGVDGKDGVNGIDGQNGVDGKDGANGVDGQNGVDGKDGVNGVDGQNGVDGKDGANGVDGQNGVDGKDGVNGVDGKNGVDGKDGVNGVDGKNGVDGKDGVNGIDGQNGVDGKDGVNGIDGQNGVDGKDGANGVDGQNGVDGKDGVNGVDGQNGVDGKDGANGVDGQNGVDGKDGVNGVDGQNGVDGKDGVNGVDGQNGVDGKDGVNGIDGKNGVDGKDGVNGIDGQNGLDGKDGVNGIDGQNGVDGKDGANGVDGKNGVDGKDGVNGIDGKNGADGKDGVNGVDGKNGVDGKDGVNGIDGQNGVDGKDGVNGIDGKNGADGKDGVNGIDGKHILVDSQEVSNSIESKDVIDNIDNKNGRDRTENFKSSTLSTFKISDDSMEKMIVKEEHSSTENNNQIQEDQVSTNDVDKVPSQKLAGYYQADHNSDDSTFPVGQLKENNLSGNIEEKIGSRKSEQNQSEIKTSQPNNLEAKDNSSDVSCLNQTADELGSQKDLEKHKMEQFKDKGLQLPKTNGHRDSASVLEALILGMLIIISKLYKKIKI, encoded by the coding sequence ATGGGAAATAGAAAAGATCGGCATAAATTATATAAGTCAGGAAAATTATGGATAACGGCAACTGTTGCTGTGACATTGTTTAATGCATCTATAACAGTTGTCAGTGCTGATGATGGAAATACTACAGAGCAGAGCAGTTTGGTTCAAAATGATAAAGATGTCGCTCTTGTATCAGACAATCAGACATCTCTGGCTGTAGATGATACGGAAATCATCAGTGCTGTTGAATCGGCTGAAAGTGTGGGGGTTACTGTTACACAGGAACCTACCCGAAGTAATATAGTGAGCGATTCTGAGAACACGGAGGATATTGCTAAGGTCAAAAACGATATTGCAAGTGACTATGCACAACAAATTTCTGAACTACAGAATGCTGAAAAGACGCAACAGCAAAATAATCAACAATTTGATCAATATATTGAAGAATACGAATCAGCTTTACATAAGGGAAAACAGCAAAATAGGGATGGCAAAACACAGATTGCAACATCAGCTGCTAAACAGGCTTTGAATTTCGATACTTCAAAACCTGCAGATGAGAGCAGCCCAACATCGAATATAGAACCCAGTAAAGTTTACACGGGCATTGGTTCACATTCAAACCTCAGTGATAGTACAAAAGTATGGGAGTATACAGGACCACAGGTATTGAATGCAACAATCGAAAAAACGTGGTCCAGTTCTGGAAGTATCGAGGATGCTAATGGTAATAAGAGAAGTGTCGACTTTCACGAAATTTTCCATGATTTTCAATTACAAAATGGTAATTGGAATGACAGCAACAATTATAAGGAGTCTGGCATTCCGCATATAGCTATCAGTAGCAATGCTGTTGATAACGTATGGGCAACGAATCTAAATTGGCAAACAACTTTCTGGTTTACTTATAGTGATAGTCATGAAGTTGTACCGATTTCTAAAGTTCCTAGTTCAAATGAGGAGCCTAAAGTATATTTTTTGTCTGGATCCTTAAGCTCGACAAATTTCGCAGGCCCAGAGTGGGATAACTGGAATGGTAATCGCAAAGAGTATGTTCAAACGAATGATGCCAAAACAGCTATTATTAATGAGCAATCAACAATTGGCTTAGATTATATCAGCTCTGAGGGCATTGTAGACAATGCCCCTGATGGGCTTGCTTATGTAAACACAAGTGCTGATTTTCAATCTCCAAATTGGGATGAGGATACCAACCCGCAACACTATGCTATCGAAGAGGGTGTATCTTTTACAGATTTCACAACAGATAAACCAACATTGTATATTGGTGCGGTCCCGATGAATAAAAATGCGCGTTGGTGGCATGAGAATCATAATATGAATTCTGATGAACTAGCATTTTTGAAAAAGCCGGAAAAGATGGATCCAGTTACCGTTGCTTATCATTTAAACACTATAACGTACGAAAAAAACAATAATGTTCAACCATCAGTAGGAGAAATTACTAATTCAGACGACGAAGTTCATCAGGAAAATGAAGTACCAAATGATACAACAACACCTGAAAATGGGCAAAAGGGGTATGGCGCAGCGGCAAGCCCAACTTCGATGGCATCAAGCGAAAAAAATCAATCCGAAGTCGCAGTTCACTATGTTCTTAAGCGGATAAATGGTAAAGAATTACAGCCAACACAGATTATTAAAGGAACTAGTGGTCAATCTTATTACGATGAGGTCGGTAATTTCATTAGTAACAATTCAGACGGAGATGTAACCACATATGAGATTCCAGAAACACTTAATCAAGAAGTAGCAGGCATTACCGATTCTAATGACGGATTATTACACTATACTTATACTGCCGATGGTAATGGCGGTGTATTTGTTGAGCAAAAAAGTATTTCTAATCCAAAACAGAATGTTTGGGTGATTTATACTTATTCTATTGATGGCAAGAATGGTGCTGATGGCAAAGATGGCGTAAATGGTGTTGATGGTAAGAACGGTGTCGATGGCAAAGATGGCGTGAATGGCATCGATGGCAAAGATGGTGTGAATGGTGTTGATGGTAAGAACGGCGTCGATGGCAAAGATGGTGTGAATGGTGTTGATGGTCAGAACGGTGTCGATGGCAAAGATGGCGTAAATGGCATCGACGGCAAGAACGGTGCTGATGGTAAAGATGGTGTGAATGGCATCGACGGCAAAGATGGCGTGAATGGTGTTGATGGCAAGAACGGTGTCGATGGCAAAGATGGTGTTGATGGTCAGAACGGTGTCGATGGCAAGAACGGTGCTGATGGCAAAGATGGTGTGAATGGTGTAGATGGTCAGAACGGTGTCGATGGCAAGAACGGTGCTGATGGCAAAGATGGTGTGAATGGTGTAGATGGTCAGAACGGCGTCGATGGCAAAGATGGCGTGAATGGCATCGATGGTCAAAACGGTGTCGACGGCAAAGATGGCGTAAATGGTGTTGATGGCAAGAACGGTGTCGATGGCAAAGATGGCGTGAATGGTGTTGATGGCAAAAACGGTGTCGACGGCAAAGATGGCGTAAATGGCATCGATGGTCAAAACGGTGTTGACGGCAAAGATGGCGTGAATGGCATCGACGGTCAGAACGGTGTCGATGGCAAAGATGGCGCAAATGGTGTAGATGGTCAGAACGGTGTCGATGGCAAAGATGGCGTAAATGGTGTTGACGGTCAGAACGGTGTCGATGGCAAAGATGGCGCAAATGGTGTAGATGGTCAGAACGGTGTCGATGGCAAAGATGGCGTAAATGGTGTTGATGGCAAGAACGGTGTCGATGGCAAAGATGGCGTGAATGGTGTTGATGGCAAAAACGGTGTCGACGGCAAAGATGGCGTAAATGGCATCGATGGTCAAAACGGTGTTGACGGCAAAGATGGCGTGAATGGCATCGACGGTCAGAACGGTGTCGATGGCAAAGATGGCGCAAATGGTGTAGATGGTCAGAACGGTGTCGATGGCAAAGATGGCGTAAATGGTGTTGACGGTCAGAACGGTGTCGATGGCAAAGATGGCGCAAATGGTGTAGATGGTCAGAACGGTGTCGATGGCAAAGATGGCGTAAATGGTGTAGATGGTCAGAACGGTGTCGACGGCAAAGATGGCGTAAATGGTGTTGATGGTCAGAATGGTGTTGACGGCAAAGATGGCGTGAATGGTATAGATGGCAAAAATGGTGTCGACGGCAAAGATGGCGTGAATGGCATCGACGGTCAGAACGGTTTAGACGGCAAAGATGGTGTAAATGGCATCGACGGTCAGAACGGTGTCGATGGCAAAGATGGCGCAAATGGTGTTGATGGCAAGAACGGTGTCGACGGCAAAGATGGCGTGAATGGCATCGATGGCAAGAACGGTGCTGATGGCAAAGATGGCGTGAATGGTGTTGATGGCAAGAACGGTGTCGACGGCAAAGATGGCGTGAATGGCATCGATGGTCAAAACGGTGTCGACGGCAAAGATGGCGTGAATGGCATTGATGGCAAGAACGGTGCTGATGGCAAAGATGGCGTAAATGGCATCGACGGCAAGCACATTTTAGTAGATAGCCAAGAGGTCTCAAATAGTATTGAGAGCAAAGATGTTATAGACAACATTGATAATAAAAACGGGCGAGACCGTACGGAGAACTTTAAAAGTAGTACCCTAAGCACCTTCAAAATAAGCGACGATTCTATGGAGAAAATGATAGTTAAAGAAGAGCACTCTTCTACTGAAAACAACAATCAAATTCAAGAAGACCAAGTTTCAACTAATGATGTAGATAAAGTACCCAGTCAAAAATTGGCGGGTTATTATCAAGCTGATCACAATTCTGATGACAGCACTTTTCCAGTTGGCCAGCTAAAGGAAAATAATTTATCCGGTAACATTGAAGAGAAAATAGGCTCCCGCAAAAGTGAGCAAAATC
- a CDS encoding helix-turn-helix domain-containing protein, with product MSLTLQFRDATSVRKEIAIRGESIAIFSRRIGVNYSLMTEYLNNKKHPSPPTAKKIAKGLDKEIKDIFFI from the coding sequence ATGTCACTAACACTACAATTTCGAGATGCTACTTCAGTTAGAAAGGAAATCGCAATACGCGGGGAAAGCATTGCGATTTTTTCCAGAAGAATAGGGGTCAATTATTCATTAATGACAGAATATTTAAATAATAAGAAGCATCCATCACCACCAACGGCTAAAAAAATTGCTAAAGGACTTGATAAAGAAATCAAGGATATTTTTTTTATTTAA